The genomic window TAATGTAAAAACATAAAACAAGGGGGAATTGAAAAATTCTAAGGTTTTTTGAAGAGCTTCTTCAGGAATTTCTCTTTCCATCAGCAAAGTTTCTCTATTCGGTAAGATAACAAATTGAATATAAAGAAGAGAAATAATAAGAGTAAATATAATCAGGATAATAAAGGGAACAGCAAGAGGTTTTTTCTCCTTAATGTTTTTTAAAGCATCATCTGGATTAAAAAATATCTTTAAAATTAATTCCATTTATAAACCTCCTTTTTAGAAATTTATATTTTACAAAAAAATTAAAGTTTTTTAAATATAATTTTTACTTTTAAAATTTCTTTAAAATTTATAAAATTTACTTGAAATTTTGCATTTAAAATTGTATTATAACTATAAAATTTTAAAATTTAAAAAAAATTTAAAAAAGGAGGTAAAAAATGGAAAAAAAATTAATAATGATTGGGGATAAATTACCTGAAATAGAAGTTCAAACAACTCATGGTAAAATAAATTTACCAAAAGATTATAAAGGAAAATGGTTTATCCTTTTTTCTCATCCAGCGGATTTTACACCTGTATGTACCACAGAATTTTATGCTTTCCAGAAAAGGTATAAAGAATTTAAAGAGAACAATGTGGAACTCATTGGTCTTTCCCTTGATCAGGTTTATTCCCACATAAAGTGGATTGAATGGATAAAAGAAAAACTTAATATTGAGATAGAATTCCCAATCATTGCTGATGAAAGAGGCGAGATTGCAGAATTGCTTGGTATGATACATCCTCAAAGAGGGAAAAATACAGTAAGAGGTGTTTTTATTGTGGATCCTGAGGGAATAATTAGAGCAATTTTATACTACCCTCCTGAGCTGGGAAGAAATATAGATGAAATTTTGAGAATGGTGAAAGCATTTCAAATTGCGGATTCAGAAAAAGTTGCCATGCCGGCTAATTGGCCCAATAATGAAATTATCGGAGATAAAGTAATATTGCCACCTGCTTCTGACATAAAAACAGCAGAATATAGAAAAAAGAAATACGAAAACTTTGACTGGTGGTTTTGTTATAAAGAAATAAAAGCCAAATCCTAATTTTAAATTTTTTATATTTAATTCTTTAAAAATAAGGGTTTAAATAATTCTTCTCTTATAATTTTGAATTTTTATCTTATATTTTCTTAAGATAAAATAATGAAAGGAAAAGATTTCAAACATGAGGAACAGGATGACTTCTTATATTTATTAAAAAAAGCAGAGTCAATTGATTCTTA from candidate division WOR-3 bacterium includes these protein-coding regions:
- a CDS encoding peroxiredoxin, producing MEKKLIMIGDKLPEIEVQTTHGKINLPKDYKGKWFILFSHPADFTPVCTTEFYAFQKRYKEFKENNVELIGLSLDQVYSHIKWIEWIKEKLNIEIEFPIIADERGEIAELLGMIHPQRGKNTVRGVFIVDPEGIIRAILYYPPELGRNIDEILRMVKAFQIADSEKVAMPANWPNNEIIGDKVILPPASDIKTAEYRKKKYENFDWWFCYKEIKAKS